A genomic segment from Bacillus cereus G9842 encodes:
- a CDS encoding CGNR zinc finger domain-containing protein: protein MQETKQFPLISGNLSLDLVNTELVKRGQRYDLLITDEDVLEWLYVIKVNLPFLNGKTFIGIQERMKLVTSSILEIRNIMRKQFEAIADQHEISNDFITYLEKQIEKAPFTYKIIEQQLVPIPVGEIEDVLTSLIAFDALTLIVENKLISLKRCSNPDCVLLFIDKSGKRKWCSMKICGNRKKVAKFQNRKCEEV from the coding sequence ATGCAGGAAACAAAACAATTCCCACTTATATCGGGAAATCTCTCATTAGATTTAGTAAATACAGAGTTAGTTAAGCGTGGACAACGTTATGATTTATTAATAACAGATGAAGATGTATTAGAATGGCTATATGTAATAAAGGTTAATCTTCCTTTTTTGAATGGAAAAACATTTATAGGGATTCAAGAGCGAATGAAGCTGGTTACATCTAGTATATTAGAAATAAGAAATATAATGAGAAAGCAGTTTGAGGCAATTGCTGATCAGCACGAAATTTCCAATGATTTTATTACGTATTTAGAAAAACAAATTGAGAAAGCACCGTTTACATATAAAATCATTGAACAGCAGCTAGTACCTATCCCGGTTGGAGAAATCGAGGATGTACTCACATCGTTAATTGCATTTGATGCTTTAACTTTAATAGTAGAAAATAAGCTTATTTCCCTTAAAAGGTGTTCAAACCCTGACTGTGTTTTATTATTTATAGATAAGAGTGGAAAACGAAAATGGTGTTCTATGAAAATATGTGGGAACCGGAAAAAGGTAGCAAAATTCCAGAATCGAAAATGTGAAGAAGTTTAG
- a CDS encoding YjcZ family sporulation protein — translation MGYGGSCGEGCGFAGGFALLVVLFILLIIIGCSCFC, via the coding sequence ATGGGCTATGGTGGTAGTTGCGGAGAAGGCTGTGGTTTTGCTGGTGGATTTGCTTTACTTGTTGTACTCTTTATACTATTAATCATTATCGGATGCAGTTGCTTCTGCTAA
- a CDS encoding GNAT family N-acetyltransferase — translation MKLVGKHIYIRLYKTADANELANLHIRNREFFQRVCPLLPEVFYTEEHQKIRLEQALKKTAEGQVYPFGIFLRENDKLIGDISLTQIVRGDLQSCYTGFTLDKEHNAKGYTTEALQLVVDFAFRELKLHRIEAGAMLDNIAPIRVLEKVGFKKEGIAKENIRINGKWTDHQILAIINSLDV, via the coding sequence ATGAAACTAGTAGGGAAGCACATTTATATTCGGCTTTATAAAACTGCTGATGCTAACGAGTTAGCTAACTTACATATTAGAAATCGCGAATTTTTTCAAAGAGTTTGCCCGTTGCTCCCAGAAGTTTTTTATACAGAAGAACATCAAAAAATACGTCTTGAACAAGCTCTAAAAAAGACAGCTGAAGGGCAAGTATACCCTTTTGGAATCTTTTTAAGAGAAAATGATAAGCTTATCGGAGACATTTCATTAACTCAAATTGTTAGGGGGGACCTCCAAAGCTGTTATACGGGATTTACTTTAGATAAGGAGCATAATGCAAAGGGCTATACAACAGAGGCTCTTCAACTTGTTGTAGATTTTGCTTTTAGGGAATTAAAGCTACATAGAATTGAAGCAGGAGCGATGCTTGATAATATAGCACCTATTCGTGTATTAGAAAAAGTGGGGTTTAAAAAAGAAGGTATAGCGAAAGAAAATATAAGGATTAATGGCAAATGGACAGATCATCAAATATTAGCTATTATCAATAGTTTGGATGTGTAA
- a CDS encoding YjcZ family sporulation protein: MGYGGSCGGGCGFGGGFALLVVLFILLIIVGASCWGGGFGC, from the coding sequence ATGGGCTATGGCGGTAGTTGTGGTGGAGGCTGTGGTTTCGGCGGCGGATTTGCCTTACTTGTTGTGCTCTTCATCTTATTAATCATCGTTGGCGCTAGCTGTTGGGGCGGCGGATTCGGCTGCTAA
- a CDS encoding ArsR/SmtB family transcription factor: protein MEPLLIYKALSNETRCQILSWLKNPENHFDEKAYLEQGLSFQVGVCVGDIQLKTGLAQSVISSYLLTMKKAGLLQSDRIGKWTYYRRNEKTIREFSEYVQNEL, encoded by the coding sequence ATGGAACCTTTATTAATTTATAAAGCATTGTCAAATGAAACAAGATGTCAAATTTTATCATGGTTGAAAAATCCAGAAAACCATTTCGATGAAAAAGCTTATCTAGAGCAAGGCCTTAGTTTTCAAGTTGGAGTGTGCGTAGGAGATATCCAGCTTAAAACTGGCTTAGCCCAATCGGTTATTTCTAGTTATTTATTAACTATGAAAAAAGCAGGTTTACTACAATCTGACCGAATTGGAAAATGGACCTACTATCGCCGAAATGAAAAAACAATACGAGAGTTTTCTGAATACGTTCAAAACGAATTATAA
- a CDS encoding HPP family protein — MDNITATKQKDPQPISVRYFTKMKGKGRSPLQVNVKDSLTGLLGGFLTILTLTYLTSITSTELLMAPFGASCVLAFGVWNAPLSQPRNIIGGHLISTFIGLSIYHLFGNEYWTIALAVGMAIAVMMLTRTTHPPAGADPIIVILGANSWSYLVTPVLIGSVVIVVIALFINNMSSKRNYPTFWM, encoded by the coding sequence ATGGATAATATAACAGCAACTAAGCAGAAAGATCCTCAACCAATAAGTGTACGATATTTTACAAAAATGAAAGGGAAAGGAAGAAGCCCATTACAAGTAAATGTAAAGGACTCTTTAACGGGACTACTAGGGGGATTTTTAACAATTCTTACCTTAACATATTTAACGAGCATAACCTCTACAGAATTATTAATGGCTCCATTTGGGGCGAGTTGTGTATTAGCGTTTGGAGTTTGGAATGCGCCATTATCTCAGCCGCGTAATATTATTGGAGGACATTTGATTTCAACTTTCATCGGTCTATCAATATATCATTTGTTTGGGAATGAATATTGGACAATTGCTTTAGCGGTGGGGATGGCAATAGCCGTTATGATGTTAACGAGAACGACGCACCCTCCAGCAGGCGCCGATCCGATTATCGTTATTTTAGGGGCAAATAGTTGGAGTTATTTAGTAACACCAGTTTTAATTGGCTCCGTTGTTATTGTAGTTATTGCTTTATTCATTAATAATATGAGTAGTAAAAGAAATTATCCAACTTTTTGGATGTAG
- a CDS encoding MFS transporter translates to MKKVSPLLILTLAIGVFGIITTEMGIVGVLPQITQKFGISTAQAGFLVSIFALVVAISGPFLILLISSINRKIILLTVIFVFVISNIIYAYTIQFEIMLVFRILPAALHPLFFSIALVTAAKLAPPEKSGQAVTKVFMGITVGFALGVPLTSYLADQFSLEIAFLFGALINALAFIGMLISLPSMPVKEKMSFGKQIRILGKPGLWLNILTITFLFAAMFSVYSYFAEYLAKVTSMNGSLISIMLFIFGIVMILGNHLFGSLLQRSIVNTVISFPILYSIVYILVYYLGSYLVPMIFMVFIWGIVHAGGLIVGQTWLISEAREAPEFGNSLFVSFSNLGITLGTTIGGWFISNLGIHQLIWSGFIFTLLSFLLIIIKLKFFTSNNLASLSS, encoded by the coding sequence ATGAAAAAAGTAAGTCCTTTACTTATTCTTACACTAGCAATAGGGGTGTTTGGAATTATTACTACCGAGATGGGTATTGTCGGCGTATTACCACAAATCACTCAGAAATTTGGCATTTCAACTGCACAAGCAGGATTTTTAGTAAGTATATTCGCACTAGTCGTTGCTATTTCTGGTCCGTTTTTAATTCTGCTCATTTCTAGTATTAATCGCAAAATAATTTTATTAACAGTCATCTTTGTTTTTGTTATTTCAAATATAATCTACGCTTATACAATACAATTTGAAATCATGCTTGTTTTTCGTATTTTACCAGCAGCACTTCACCCACTCTTCTTTTCAATCGCTCTTGTAACAGCTGCTAAACTTGCCCCTCCTGAAAAGAGTGGTCAAGCGGTTACAAAAGTTTTCATGGGAATTACGGTTGGCTTTGCACTAGGTGTACCATTAACCTCTTACCTTGCAGATCAATTTTCATTAGAAATTGCTTTCTTATTCGGAGCGCTTATTAACGCCCTTGCATTCATTGGAATGCTAATCTCACTTCCTTCTATGCCCGTTAAAGAAAAAATGTCTTTCGGCAAACAAATTCGTATACTCGGCAAACCAGGATTATGGTTAAATATTTTAACCATCACATTCCTTTTTGCAGCTATGTTTTCCGTATACAGCTACTTCGCCGAGTACCTTGCAAAAGTAACTTCCATGAATGGATCTCTCATCAGTATCATGCTATTCATATTTGGTATAGTTATGATTTTAGGCAATCATTTATTTGGTAGTCTCTTGCAAAGAAGCATAGTAAATACAGTAATATCGTTCCCTATTTTATATTCTATTGTTTACATATTGGTTTATTATTTAGGTTCTTATCTTGTTCCAATGATTTTTATGGTATTCATTTGGGGAATCGTGCATGCTGGTGGATTAATTGTTGGTCAAACATGGTTAATAAGTGAAGCAAGAGAAGCACCCGAATTTGGTAATAGCCTATTCGTTTCATTCTCAAATCTCGGAATTACTCTAGGAACAACTATTGGAGGCTGGTTCATTTCAAACTTAGGTATTCATCAACTTATTTGGAGTGGATTTATATTTACACTACTTTCATTTCTATTAATTATAATAAAACTAAAATTTTTCACTTCTAATAACCTAGCTTCATTATCAAGCTAG
- a CDS encoding DUF4352 domain-containing protein: protein MNKKLLTSLLCSTFLFGVSACSSHDTSAKNEQKTSKKTENNELNRKVPQKELPTNVDSSDVYMSMGSAESLDVLGTGEVKAQGVFKVLDIAVYNHKEEPITLDINNFKLIDGFGREYHISNEYQSVLKAANISTFKFNIVNPNESSEGNIVFDVPKNTQGLTLKINNDKLDKELQLKVE, encoded by the coding sequence ATGAACAAAAAGTTATTAACATCATTATTATGTAGCACATTCTTGTTTGGAGTATCAGCTTGCAGTTCACATGATACATCTGCGAAAAACGAGCAAAAGACTTCAAAAAAAACAGAGAATAACGAACTTAATCGTAAGGTTCCGCAAAAAGAACTTCCTACCAATGTAGATTCCTCTGATGTATACATGTCAATGGGATCTGCCGAGTCATTAGATGTTCTAGGGACTGGAGAAGTTAAAGCACAAGGTGTCTTTAAAGTATTAGATATCGCAGTTTATAATCACAAAGAAGAACCCATTACACTAGATATCAACAACTTTAAATTAATTGATGGATTTGGAAGAGAATATCACATTTCCAATGAATATCAGTCAGTACTTAAAGCTGCAAATATCTCCACATTCAAATTTAATATTGTTAATCCTAATGAAAGTTCGGAAGGAAACATTGTATTTGATGTACCGAAAAACACGCAAGGATTAACTTTAAAAATTAATAATGATAAGTTAGATAAAGAACTCCAATTAAAAGTGGAATAG
- a CDS encoding DUF4429 domain-containing protein: MNKVYEFKSAGKSTITIDGNFIRIKRKGFVNLMNHGLDGEKTIDINTLTGVQMKQAGFTSGYIQFIFMGSKESKGGVFAATKDENTVMFVKKEQKMAEEIKTYIEGILSNKGQTQVAATTSGADEILKYKELLDQGIITEEEFQAKKKQLLGI; this comes from the coding sequence GTGAATAAAGTATATGAATTTAAAAGTGCTGGAAAGTCTACAATTACTATTGATGGGAATTTTATCCGCATAAAAAGAAAAGGCTTTGTAAACCTTATGAATCATGGTTTAGATGGCGAAAAGACAATTGATATCAATACGTTAACTGGGGTACAAATGAAGCAGGCTGGATTTACTAGTGGATATATCCAATTTATTTTTATGGGGAGTAAAGAAAGCAAAGGTGGAGTATTTGCAGCTACAAAAGATGAAAATACAGTTATGTTTGTAAAAAAAGAGCAAAAAATGGCTGAAGAAATCAAAACATACATAGAAGGAATATTGTCAAATAAGGGGCAAACACAAGTGGCTGCAACTACAAGTGGTGCTGACGAAATATTAAAGTATAAAGAGTTGTTAGACCAAGGTATTATTACTGAAGAAGAATTCCAAGCTAAGAAAAAACAATTATTAGGTATATAG
- a CDS encoding YrrS family protein produces the protein MGQVSRFQEKQQNRRQKAIFNIAFTLILVTVGIVTYQLFTASNTSKKAIAQEKKATKIEEKKTEDKETAKIEEKKTEDKETAKIEEKKTEDKETAKIEEKKTEDKEAAQLEEKSKAEKSVKTNGNENNEEEKAASQEKGSQTNPSWKPIGTEQGAKPEMKFKEGTVDWSEMKKAISYAVDVPESQLIFDFIGNNGNNKAYGNVRDKQNNKKYKVNIDWVENQGWKPASVQVVR, from the coding sequence ATGGGACAAGTAAGTAGATTTCAAGAAAAACAACAGAATCGTCGTCAAAAGGCAATTTTTAATATTGCATTTACTTTAATATTAGTGACAGTTGGTATAGTGACATACCAGTTATTTACCGCTTCTAATACATCAAAGAAAGCAATTGCTCAAGAAAAGAAAGCAACAAAGATAGAAGAGAAGAAAACTGAAGATAAAGAAACAGCAAAGATAGAAGAGAAGAAAACTGAAGATAAAGAAACAGCAAAGATAGAAGAGAAGAAAACTGAAGATAAAGAAACAGCAAAGATAGAAGAGAAGAAAACTGAAGATAAAGAAGCAGCACAGCTAGAAGAGAAATCAAAAGCAGAAAAATCGGTAAAAACAAACGGAAATGAAAATAATGAGGAAGAAAAAGCGGCATCTCAAGAAAAGGGTTCTCAAACTAATCCTTCTTGGAAGCCAATTGGTACCGAGCAAGGAGCAAAACCTGAAATGAAATTTAAAGAAGGAACAGTAGATTGGAGTGAGATGAAAAAAGCAATTTCTTATGCTGTTGATGTTCCAGAGAGCCAATTGATTTTCGATTTTATTGGGAATAATGGTAATAATAAAGCCTACGGTAATGTACGAGATAAGCAAAATAATAAAAAATATAAGGTTAATATTGATTGGGTAGAAAATCAGGGGTGGAAACCAGCATCTGTTCAGGTGGTAAGATAA
- a CDS encoding excalibur calcium-binding domain-containing protein, whose protein sequence is MKKLLASATAVTLLTVGYSSSAFAAKSPNDTKNCGHFKSQQDAQAFWDQNGYGVGNDPHRLDNDKDGIPCEDYKYPKSTNTTTENKETTKPQEQPKQENTKQENTKQEPVKQENTKQENSKQNNQTTNNKQEQTKPQTTAKETKKNTNTVVKKETKKQGEKLPNTASNGVTMMLASLGLALAGSVLMFRRKKTNA, encoded by the coding sequence ATGAAAAAATTATTAGCTTCAGCAACAGCGGTAACACTATTAACAGTGGGGTACAGTTCTTCTGCATTTGCAGCTAAGAGTCCTAATGATACAAAAAACTGTGGCCATTTTAAAAGTCAACAAGATGCTCAAGCATTCTGGGATCAAAATGGATATGGTGTTGGAAATGATCCACACCGTTTAGATAATGATAAAGACGGCATTCCATGTGAAGATTATAAATATCCAAAGAGCACAAATACTACAACAGAAAATAAAGAAACTACTAAACCTCAAGAACAACCTAAACAAGAAAACACTAAACAGGAAAACACTAAACAAGAACCTGTTAAACAAGAAAACACTAAGCAAGAGAATTCAAAACAAAACAACCAAACAACAAATAATAAACAAGAACAAACTAAGCCTCAAACAACTGCAAAAGAAACAAAGAAAAATACTAATACAGTTGTGAAAAAAGAAACGAAAAAACAAGGTGAAAAATTACCTAATACAGCATCAAACGGTGTTACAATGATGTTAGCAAGCTTAGGATTAGCATTAGCTGGTTCTGTATTAATGTTCCGTCGTAAAAAGACAAACGCATAA
- a CDS encoding alpha/beta hydrolase family protein, which translates to MIKKKKIQRLALTFILLFSLGISSFSLTTTIHADTSEEQSAEKKLVSLTERTSLFFEYLQKGKYAEALQLTSAAFQSKFTATTLQNWWTQSGWSGIKSMGIPVIKERNLVHQTVEIPAATEGTTIPLLLKFTPGGKVDEIGERPPEESYTIPHPSYDQPDSYQEREIVIGNSTYPLPATLTVPKHKRGEKLPVVVLVHGAGIHDRDSTYMGTKILRDIAVGLSSNGIAVLRYEKRTLEHALKMSTEPGTLDRDTTDDAIFAAKSAAQQEGIDPNNIFILGHSLGAGTMPRILSKAPSSLVRGSILLAPPARPLTDIAIDQYEYLGASKEEITELKRQVAFIQDPTFNPDRPPADYNFGSPHFMYDVSRWRPVEEAKLRKEPLLILQGARDYQVTVKDEYTKWQEGLSNRGNVQFKKYPKLNHFFMEGGGELSLPSEYEIPANVPEYVIQDIITWINETKK; encoded by the coding sequence ATGATTAAAAAAAAGAAAATACAAAGATTAGCACTTACCTTTATCCTACTCTTTTCTTTAGGCATTTCATCTTTCTCGCTTACAACAACTATTCACGCAGATACAAGCGAGGAACAATCTGCTGAAAAGAAACTAGTCTCTTTAACGGAGCGTACATCATTATTTTTTGAATATCTCCAGAAAGGTAAGTATGCAGAGGCACTACAGTTGACGTCTGCTGCTTTTCAATCCAAGTTTACAGCAACCACATTACAAAACTGGTGGACACAAAGTGGCTGGAGCGGGATAAAAAGCATGGGAATCCCCGTGATAAAAGAACGAAACTTGGTCCATCAGACGGTGGAAATTCCAGCAGCTACCGAAGGAACTACCATACCGCTACTCCTTAAATTCACACCTGGCGGGAAAGTAGATGAAATTGGCGAAAGGCCACCCGAGGAATCTTATACCATCCCGCATCCTAGCTATGATCAACCTGACTCCTATCAAGAACGTGAAATCGTCATTGGAAATTCTACCTATCCGTTACCAGCGACATTAACAGTTCCGAAACATAAGCGTGGTGAAAAGCTGCCCGTAGTTGTTCTTGTTCATGGTGCTGGCATCCATGATCGCGATAGCACATATATGGGAACAAAAATCTTACGAGACATTGCGGTGGGCCTTTCATCCAACGGAATTGCAGTGTTGCGCTATGAAAAACGCACCTTAGAACACGCATTAAAGATGAGTACAGAACCTGGTACGTTAGACCGTGATACTACAGATGATGCTATATTTGCAGCAAAATCAGCAGCGCAGCAGGAAGGCATTGATCCAAATAATATTTTCATTCTTGGACATAGTCTAGGAGCTGGTACAATGCCACGTATACTGAGCAAAGCGCCTTCCTCACTTGTCCGAGGAAGTATCTTACTCGCACCACCTGCACGCCCTTTGACTGACATTGCCATTGATCAGTACGAATACCTTGGGGCGTCAAAGGAAGAAATCACTGAACTAAAAAGACAGGTTGCTTTTATTCAGGATCCTACTTTCAATCCTGACCGTCCTCCAGCTGACTACAATTTTGGGTCACCTCATTTTATGTATGATGTTTCTAGGTGGCGTCCAGTTGAAGAGGCAAAATTACGAAAAGAGCCTTTACTCATTCTGCAAGGAGCACGCGATTACCAAGTAACAGTAAAAGATGAATATACAAAATGGCAAGAAGGACTTTCAAACCGCGGAAATGTTCAGTTCAAAAAATACCCGAAATTGAATCATTTCTTCATGGAAGGTGGCGGTGAATTAAGTCTTCCTAGTGAATACGAAATCCCTGCTAATGTTCCCGAGTACGTCATCCAGGACATTATTACATGGATCAACGAGACAAAAAAATAA
- a CDS encoding class D sortase yields the protein MNKKQWIGLCLTVIGLTIFSYYFLEWYSARQSAESLTTNEAKQYETSTPSKENETQKINQTEIETETKIDTSLQSEEPVQIPASKVNHQLGDKVAYLIIPKIQKKYSVYWGADDKVLKKGVGMFVSDLTTTPSGNGHTVLSGHRDTVFTELGQLKENDQLIVEYENKTYTYEIKKHWITDSEDRTVIVEKSESTLTLTTCYPFDYIGDAPDRYIIEASLLSIH from the coding sequence GTGAATAAAAAACAATGGATAGGCTTATGTTTAACTGTTATTGGACTTACTATCTTTTCCTATTATTTTCTAGAATGGTATAGTGCTAGACAATCAGCAGAGTCGTTAACAACTAACGAGGCTAAACAATATGAGACCTCCACACCTTCTAAAGAAAATGAAACGCAAAAAATCAATCAAACAGAGATAGAGACAGAGACAAAGATTGACACTTCATTACAATCTGAAGAACCTGTACAAATTCCTGCTTCAAAGGTAAACCATCAGTTAGGAGATAAAGTAGCATATTTAATTATCCCTAAAATACAAAAGAAATACTCTGTATATTGGGGAGCTGATGATAAAGTACTAAAAAAGGGTGTAGGTATGTTTGTTAGTGACTTAACTACTACACCATCTGGAAATGGTCATACAGTTTTAAGTGGACATAGAGATACTGTTTTTACCGAGCTTGGTCAATTAAAGGAAAATGACCAACTTATCGTGGAATATGAAAATAAAACATATACATATGAAATTAAAAAGCATTGGATAACAGATTCAGAAGATCGAACAGTTATTGTAGAAAAAAGTGAGTCAACATTAACATTAACAACTTGTTATCCTTTTGACTATATAGGAGACGCTCCAGATCGGTACATAATTGAAGCATCTCTACTTTCCATTCATTGA
- a CDS encoding MarR family winged helix-turn-helix transcriptional regulator produces MTRTYKEVINEMNRAYTELYILLFQDLKDEFGLTGQQESMLFHIHLNENTTANNIASTFNITKSAVSQVLSKLEKQQMISKQVNLNNKREYFLTLGPKGSKYIERLSELDDVLIEKYFSKIDINALEQMTDTLTKINKVILEEKQKDIDCNE; encoded by the coding sequence ATGACTAGAACGTATAAAGAAGTAATTAATGAAATGAATCGAGCCTATACGGAACTCTATATTTTACTATTTCAAGATTTAAAGGATGAGTTCGGTCTTACTGGGCAGCAAGAGAGCATGTTATTTCATATTCATTTAAATGAAAACACGACAGCAAATAACATTGCGAGTACGTTTAATATAACGAAAAGTGCTGTGAGCCAAGTTTTATCGAAATTGGAAAAACAACAGATGATTTCAAAACAAGTAAACCTTAATAATAAAAGGGAGTATTTTCTTACACTTGGTCCAAAAGGTAGTAAGTATATAGAGCGGTTGTCTGAGTTAGATGATGTATTAATTGAGAAATACTTTTCCAAAATCGATATAAATGCCCTAGAGCAAATGACCGATACGTTAACGAAAATAAATAAAGTGATATTGGAAGAAAAGCAGAAGGATATTGATTGTAATGAGTAA
- a CDS encoding YjcZ family sporulation protein: MGYGGSCGGCGFSGGFALLVVLFILLIIVGASCFC; this comes from the coding sequence ATGGGGTATGGTGGTAGTTGTGGCGGTTGTGGCTTCTCGGGAGGCTTCGCTTTATTAGTTGTGTTATTCATTTTATTAATCATCGTTGGAGCTTCTTGCTTCTGCTAA
- a CDS encoding YmzC family protein — translation MEHPVARELRFIRVCLIVLIIVIAFWDREKTVEITDHGSEPIVNTSNMTQVGENTFAYKDESNQIKIFKFNPDTNEIKLIKEFYANEY, via the coding sequence ATGGAACATCCTGTTGCAAGAGAATTACGTTTTATACGTGTATGTCTTATCGTTTTGATTATTGTCATTGCATTCTGGGATCGTGAGAAAACTGTGGAAATCACTGATCACGGTAGTGAACCTATCGTAAACACGAGCAATATGACCCAAGTTGGTGAGAATACATTTGCATACAAAGACGAATCTAATCAAATTAAAATATTTAAGTTTAATCCAGATACAAATGAAATAAAATTAATAAAAGAGTTTTATGCTAACGAATATTAA
- the pssA gene encoding CDP-diacylglycerol--serine O-phosphatidyltransferase — translation MSKKQDETISRKEGKHVMSYIPNMITIANFVCGLLAIHAVFVHDIYLGAVFIITGMLFDLFDGMVARKLDSVSEIGGELDSFADLVTFGVAPSILAYSASLKDLQSIGMICALAYSICGMLRLARFNTRQSKLPTFIGMPIPFAAMCILILCRLNNPVSVAFGTCVLAYLMVSKIKFPHFKKDIAESLKPERLD, via the coding sequence ATGAGTAAGAAGCAAGATGAAACAATTAGTAGAAAGGAGGGGAAGCATGTGATGAGTTACATACCGAATATGATTACGATAGCAAATTTTGTGTGTGGGCTTTTGGCTATTCACGCTGTTTTCGTTCACGATATTTATTTGGGAGCAGTTTTTATTATTACGGGTATGTTGTTTGACCTTTTTGATGGCATGGTCGCTCGGAAACTTGATTCTGTTTCGGAAATAGGCGGAGAGCTAGACTCATTTGCGGATTTAGTTACTTTTGGTGTGGCACCGTCTATTCTTGCATATAGTGCTTCGTTAAAAGATTTACAGTCTATCGGGATGATATGTGCCCTCGCGTATAGTATTTGTGGAATGCTTCGGCTTGCGAGGTTTAACACACGGCAAAGCAAACTCCCAACATTCATCGGAATGCCCATTCCATTTGCGGCGATGTGTATCCTCATTTTATGCCGCCTAAATAATCCAGTTTCCGTGGCATTTGGTACATGCGTACTCGCTTATTTAATGGTGAGCAAAATCAAATTTCCTCATTTTAAAAAAGATATAGCTGAAAGCTTGAAGCCTGAAAGATTGGATTGA
- a CDS encoding ATP synthase subunit I: protein MIRMALRSFNIQMYCLLGVMLLGWLMTPFSAQFVGISIGLLVSMYCAWILGRRIEKFGDSIVKKEKAPMLGMMNRFAAAILGAIIMYEIEHHEFMWTFTAGIMGGYFLVIINLGYYSMRDAEE, encoded by the coding sequence ATGATTCGTATGGCACTAAGATCGTTCAACATACAAATGTATTGTTTGCTAGGCGTAATGTTATTGGGATGGTTGATGACACCTTTTTCAGCCCAGTTTGTAGGGATAAGTATTGGCCTTTTGGTGAGTATGTACTGCGCCTGGATTTTAGGAAGGCGTATTGAAAAGTTCGGAGATAGCATTGTAAAAAAAGAAAAAGCACCGATGCTCGGAATGATGAATCGGTTCGCAGCCGCAATACTAGGTGCAATTATTATGTATGAAATAGAACACCATGAATTCATGTGGACATTTACTGCTGGAATCATGGGGGGATATTTCTTGGTTATTATTAATTTGGGGTATTACAGTATGAGGGATGCGGAGGAATAA
- a CDS encoding YjcZ family sporulation protein, whose protein sequence is MGFGGSCGGSCGFSGGFALLVVLFILLIIVGASCFC, encoded by the coding sequence ATGGGATTTGGCGGTAGTTGCGGTGGAAGCTGCGGTTTTTCTGGAGGATTTGCACTATTAGTTGTATTGTTTATTTTATTAATCATCGTTGGAGCTTCTTGCTTCTGCTAA